The genomic stretch CCTGCGCCTTCTGACTTAAGTGACGCAATCTGCTTTGCGCCGGCCCGGGCGGCGGGTTAATTGACCGCTTCGAGGCGGATCGATGGTCGAAACGCCTCTCTGTCACCATCAACCGGCACAGGTGCGCCATGTTTCCCCAAGACCCCTGGAAAATAGTCGACTGCAAGATTGATCCATCTGCCAAGATCTTCTCGCCGGTCAACCTCTACGGTTGCACCATCGGCAAGGACTGCATGATTGGACCGTTCACGGAAATCCAGCGCGGCGCCGTCATTGGCGACCGGACGCGGGTGCAATCGCACGCCTTCATCTGCGAGTTGGTCACAATCGAGGAGGATTGCTTCATCTCGCATGGGGTAATGTTCACCAACGACCGGATGCCGCCGTTGCCGCGGGAGAAGTGGGAAAAGACCGTGGTCAAGCGCAAGGCAATGATCGGAACCGGGGCGGTGCTGTTGCCGGTGACGATCGGCGAGGGCGCGGTGGTCGGCGCCGGCGCGGTGGTGACCA from bacterium encodes the following:
- a CDS encoding acyltransferase, whose product is MFPQDPWKIVDCKIDPSAKIFSPVNLYGCTIGKDCMIGPFTEIQRGAVIGDRTRVQSHAFICELVTIEEDCFISHGVMFTNDRMPPLPREKWEKTVVKRKAMIGTGAVLLPVTIGEGAVVGAGAVVTKDVPDWAVVVGNPARVLKMLPKGSR